One Nicotiana tabacum cultivar K326 chromosome 23, ASM71507v2, whole genome shotgun sequence genomic window, TGAAATATATTACATCTTTAGAAGCTAGAAAATTCAAGTTATAACTTTTTCATTTCCTAAATGAtgaaaaagttaattttagttcaaaATTATTTTGTCTCATTTCAGAAGACAATAAAATTCTCTCTTTTAACAGAAAATAGAAATCTCCTTGTGAGTTCACTGATCTTGTTCCTGAATTGTCTCGTATGAGAATTGAAGACTAATTTATAAATTGCTtttcatgaataatattttacaaGAAAATACCAATATCAACTATTTTGAAGTGTTTATGAGAATTTACAGTATGTGAATCATCCTCAAGCTTCTCCCATGGAGGAAGCAAGCTCGCTCAGTGAAGAGAACACATGGCTGAAGCAGTtggagagagaattgagagagaaaATATCTGATCTCATTACTTCTGAATGAATACAATACAATGTATATATACACGTGTATTATCTAATTTAGTTGATCTCTAGATACGACAGCTGTAATCTAGCTGTCACATTATACTTCACTAACTAACTAACTGTACAGTGAATAACTAATCAACTGCATATCCTAATATCCTaatactccccctcaagttggGGGGTGTAAAATATTAATAACTCCCAGCTTACCAAGCAAAGAACAATGTTGCACCTTGCCCAAACCTTTTGTCAACAAGTCAGCTTGTTGATCTTTAGATGCAATGTAGTGTGTAAAGATTGCCCCTTCTTTGATCTTGTATCTCACGAAGTGACAATTAAtttctatgtgcttagttctctcgTGAAATATAAGATTTGCTGCAATCTGTAGTGCTACTTTACTGTCACAAAACAAGTCTACTGGTTATTTAATTGATACATGTAGTTCTGCAAACAACCTCACTAGCCATGTTACCTCTGTTGTAACTACTGCCAAGCTTCTGTACTCTGCTTCTGCAGAGCTTCTTGATACAATTTGTTATTTTCGACTTCCAAGACACGAGAGATGCTCTAAATTTTACTATGAATCCAGTCACTGACCTCCTGGTATTGGGGCAAGTTGTTCAGTCTGCATCACAAAAGCATGTCAAACTGTCTGCCTGTTTGCTGCTCATAAGAACTCACATTCCTGGTGCCTGCTTTATGTACTCCACCACTCGAACAGCTGCATCCCAATGTGATATCTTTGGTGCTTGCATGAATTAACTTTATGTCTGAACTATATAGCTTATGTCAGATCTTGTTATTGTCAAATACAATAGCCTCCCAATTAATCTTTGGTAAGCTGTTATATCATCTAATGCCTCATCTCCTGTTATTCCTGCATGTGCATCAAATTTCAGAGAAGTGAACTTCTGGTTCAAATCTACTGGTGTTGCAGCTAGTTTGGTACCTCCTAATCCAAGATCTGAGATTAGTTGGAGCGCATACTTTCTTTGATTTAATAGGATTCCTTTGTCTGATCTTACAACTTCTATTCTCAAGAAATATCTTAATTGCCCAAGGTCTTTCACCTTAAACTTCTAATGCAGAACATCCTTTGCTTCTTGTATGAATCTGTTGCTACTTCCTAAAATCAGCAAATCATCTACATAAATCAGAATTGCCACAAAgttattttcacttcttttaGTGAACAATGAATAGTCATGTAAACTCTGTTTGTATCCTGCTTCTAACAAGGCTTCTGTGAGCTTTATGTTCCACCGCCTTGAGACTTGTTTTAGCCCATATAGTGACTTCATAAGCTTGCAAACCTTGGTCTCCCTGTCTTCTAAATCCCTGAGGAAGTTCCATGTATACTTCATCTTCCAAATCTCCTTGTAAGAATGCATTGAATACATCCATCTGATACATAGTCCATCCTTTTGCGGCTTCCAATGCAATGACTGCTCTAATAGTTACCATTTTGGCTACTGGAGAAAAGGTTTCATGGTAGTCCAACCCTTTCTTTTGGCTACTTGAACCTTTCTacatctttattttctttgtatttgaTCTTGTAAACCCATTTTGATCCAATAACAGCCTTCCCTTTAGACAAGTCAATAACCTTCCATGTATGGTTATTTTTCAATGCTTTAATTTCTATCTGCATTGCTTCCATCTACTTCCTGTCCTTTGAGGCTTCCTTGAAATTCTGTGGCTCTGTCAGTGTTGAGATTTTGGCTAAATAGCACCTGTATTTTTGTGTCACATTATCATAACACATGTAGTCAGCTATAGAGTAAAGTGTTGCCCCATTGGTCTTATTGTTGGTTATGTAATCTTGAAGCCACAATGGTGCTTTACTAATTCTTCCTGATTTCCTCAAGGTCTCAGAAGTGTCAACTGTAGTTGTAGGAGTAAGGTCAGCAATTTCTGTATCAAGAGTATGAGGTTGTGGTGTTGCATCTGCAGCAAGGTCTAATTGTGTCTCCCATTCATCTGATCCTGAGTCTAAAGCAGTTAGACTATCTTCaaactcatcatcatcaaaagaattGTTCCCTTCTGAATTACCTGTTGTATCATGGTCAGCCAATGTATTTTGAGTGTGCTCATCTGCAGTATCTGTTGAATTATGAGCAGGATCCAATGGAGTTTGAGTTTGAGCATTTTTATGATCATCATAGTGCCCATCTTCCTCATGATCAGCCAGTCTCCCCCTATCACGAGGTCTTGTAAATGCAGATAGTTGAACACTGAATGGAAAAAAGACATACATGTCCTTCTTGAATGGAAAAATATGTTCTTTGAACACAACATCTCGACTCACAAGGAGATGCTTGGACTCCAAATCCAGCAACCTGTAACCCTTTTGAGTTGTAGAATAGACAAGAAACACATCAACTTTGGCTCTAGATGAAAACTTGTCCTATTTAGGCAAGCTGACTGCATAACACAAGCAGCCAAACATCTTTAAATGTGCCAAGGAAGGTGATCTTCCATACAGAATCTCAAATGGGCATTTCCCATTGAGCACAGTAGTTAGAAGTCTATTGATGACATAGACAACAACCTCTATACATTCTCCCCGAGAATCTGGTGGGAATTCCTGCTTGAAACTTAAGTGCTCTTGTAACATCAAGTATGTGTCTATGTTTACGTTTaacaactccattttgttgaggtatATAAGCACAACTACTTTGATGTATGATTCCATAAGAATCTAACATTTCATTGTACTTAACATTGAGGAATTCAATCCCATTATCACTTCTAATTATCTTTACAATTGCAGAGAACTGTGTTTTAATCATAGAAAGAAATTTCTTTAAGACAACAATCACACCAGTCTTAAATTGCATCAAGAACACCCAAGtatatcttgacatatcatcaaCAGTGGTTAAGAAATACTGCTTCTTATGATAAGTAGGGGTCTTATAAGGTCCCCAAATATCTATATGTAAGAGTTTTAGAGCATGTGAACTCTTAGAAGTACTGCTAGGAAATGGCAACCTACTCTACTTAGCCAGTGGGCATATTGGACAATCAGTGATTGAGCTAACATCTGTTACTGTATTTTGTAAGAAGTTTATATGCTTCACGGTGCTCATTGAAGGGTGTCCAAGTCTTGCATGCTACAACTTTCCATCTGTTTGTTCACTTTGCACAACTGCAGCCATGACTGGTTCCTTTACCACCTTATTGAGAAATTTCTCTACTATGTACATCCCTCATTTATCTCTACCAATACCCATCACCCTGCCACTGTTAAGGTCCTGAAAGATGCAAAAGTCAGAAAAGAAATTGATAGAGCAAGAGAGATCCCTGGTCAGTTTTTGAGACTGAGAGCGAATTGAATTTGAAATCAGGAACAAATAATACATTCTGCACACTCATGTTATCCAGAAATTTTGCAACTCCTATATGAGTAATAGCTGCATTCTTCCCAGTAGGTAAATTAACTTGTTCTCCATTTTGTGGATTAAGCTTCCTCTTTGCGTTTAACAGTTCTAGATTGGCAGTAATATGATGTGAAGCACCTAAGTCATCTATCCACTCACTACATTTTAAATCTTCCATAAATATAGTGATTATACCTGTCTTGTTTCCCTGTGAATCATCAGCTCCTTTGTTCAACATGGTGAGTATCTGATCATACTGATCTTTGGtgaagaaatatccatctctagtGTTGTTACCTTCCTTCACACATGATTTGTTGTCTAAATTCACATTACTGATTACATTGTTGGCTGAGTACTTCTTTCTTCCTTTGAAATCTACAGGGTATCCcaccaatttataataattctccTTCAGGTGCCCTTTCATATTGCAGTATTCACACTGCATAAAAGGTTTCTTTCCTTTATAGGGCCGCCCTCGACTTGCTTGCATTGCCAAAGGATTAGACTTCTCAGAACCAGCAGAATTAGACCTTTGGGTTTCATCCTCAACAATCATTGCATAGGCTTGATTTAGGGTTGGTTCAACGGTTTTCATGAGAATTTGTCTCCTTGCCTGATCATAAGAGTCATTAAGTCTACTCAAAAACTGAAGTAACTTTTGCGTCTGAAAATGCTCTATGTTTTCCTTCGATTTTGTACAACCACATCCTCGTGAAGGAACCATGGCATCGTACTCTGCCCACAATTCCTTCAGCTTTGTGAAGTATGTTGAAACCGAATCTGTACCTTGAGTTATTGTAGTAATTTCCCTATGTAATTGAAAAATTCTAACTCGATTCACCTTATTGAACCTTTCTCGCAAATCCTCCCAGACTAGGTGCGCATTTGATGTATAGACAATACCACTATGAAGGTCCGGTGACACATTGTTCATGATCCAGGAAAGTGCAATAGCATTGCATGTTTCCCAATTTTCATGGAGCTCAATCTCAAACGAGTCTTTTTTGCATGTGCCTAATACGAACCTTAACTTTCTCTTAGCTTGTAAAGTTATTCGCATCGATCTACGCCAAATTCCATAATTCTTTGATCCGGTgagtttgataggaatcagaatAGAACCTGGTGTGTCTGAAGGATGTACAAACAAAGGATGAGAGTGATCGATTTTTTCTGCCGCCATTGTTGAGTTTCAGAAATTGAGCTTCGAAGATGACGATATCTGAATCTATTCAAAAAATGAGTTGAATTTGCGGAAATGTCTCTATTGCTCTAATACCATGAGAATTTACCGTATGTGAGTCATCCTCAAGCTTCT contains:
- the LOC107812684 gene encoding uncharacterized protein LOC107812684, which encodes MVTIRAVIALEAAKGWTMYQMDVFNAFLQGDLEDEVYMELPQGFRRQGDQDLGLGGTKLAATPVDLNQKFTSLKFDAHAGITGDEALDDITAYQRLIGRLLYLTITRSDISYIVQT
- the LOC142177317 gene encoding uncharacterized protein LOC142177317: MSRYTWVFLMQFKTGVIVVLKKFLSMIKTQFSAIVKIIRSDNGIEFLNVKYNEMLDSYGIIHQSSCAYIPQQNGVVKRKHRHILDVTRALKFQAGIPTRFSGRMLLDLESKHLLVSRDVVFKEHIFPFKKDMYVFFPFSVQLSAFTRPRDRGRLADHEEDGHYDDHKNAQTQTPLDPAHNSTDTADEHTQNTLADHDTTGNSEGNNSFDDDEFEDSLTALDSGSDEWETQLDLAADATPQPHTLDTEIADLTPTTTVDTSETLRKSGRISKAPLWLQDYITNNKTNGATLYSIADYMCYDNVTQKYRCYLAKISTLTEPQNFKEASKDRK
- the LOC107812682 gene encoding uncharacterized protein LOC107812682; translation: MAAEKIDHSHPLFVHPSDTPGSILIPIKLTGSKNYGIWRRSMRITLQAKRKLRFVLGTCKKDSFEIELHENWETCNAIALSWIMNNVSPDLHSGIVYTSNAHLVWEDLRERFNKVNRVRIFQLHREITTITQGTDSVSTYFTKLKELWAEYDAMVPSRGCGCTKSKENIEHFQTQKLLQFLSRLNDSYDQARRQILMKTVEPTLNQAYAMIVEDETQRSNSAGSEKSNPLAMQASRGRPYKGKKPFMQCEYCNMKGHLKENYYKLVGYPVDFKGRKKYSANNVISNVNLDNKSCVKEGNNTRDGYFFTKDQYDQILTMLNKGADDSQGNKTGP